The following is a genomic window from Daphnia magna isolate NIES linkage group LG4, ASM2063170v1.1, whole genome shotgun sequence.
ATTCTTGCTTCCCTCCTCTAATACTTTTCctaactttaaaaattttttagggAGAAGTGGCCATCGAGTCTTTGCTAGCTGACGGAGAAGAGTATGTAGTAACGTTAGAAGAAGCTCCCGAGCCGGAAGGGGTTCTTCTGGAAGAGGGTCAAGAAGAAACTATGGAAATCATTGTTCCTGAAGCTGACGTAGAATGCGAGGTTGAAAATGTTTCATGAAAACTGTTTAAAAGGAAGCTTGGAATGAACGTTAAACTTCGTTCTAgataataaattaataaaaacaCTAAGGAATGCGTTTACCAAATAAATGTATTTCTTGTGTTCTTATTAATAATTCCGTAAACATTAAACAAAGGATGGGAATAAGGAAGAGGGAGATTGAGGTTCAATCTTTACAAGAATGTCAAGAGGGCTAcgtattaaaacaaaacacccAAATACGACCCAACCGTTGAGCGGTTTCAAGTGGGTCGGTTGTAAAGTTTATCAAGTGCATCGCATGATTGCATTTTGAATGAATTAGCTCTATCCATAATTGTTTTGTCACCATATTGGCGGGCACGCCAAAGTAGGCTCTCCCTTTGACTCCGTTCACGATAGCAATTATGACGTAACATTCCAACGTATTCTTCCTCAATGTTAGCTTCTAGTCTGCGTAAATTTCCGTCGTAGTACTCGTTGAAATTCTCCTTTACGTAATATGGCACCTTCAGAGCTGTGGTATGCTTTTCCAGAGAATATTTCCTAACAAAATCGACCCGAGTTTCAGAaagctttttttaaaacaggaATTGAATGATTTATTACGCACTAACCCTGATTTTTGGAAAGCGTAAATTGGATCTGAGACGAGAAAATTGCTCATTACAGATAAGAAGACTAGGATTAAAATGGGCATGAGCTGTAACAACAATCCAGTTCCAACAGATCCCTGctgcagtaaaaaaaaaaaaaaaaatactgtgAAAGAGATTTTGCGAAGGGAAGAGTAGCTGTTGAATAGTTACCTGATTTGCATTTTCAGTGCGTTGCCTTTCCCATTGGCGTCCTCGTCTGACATAGACGTTTGGTCCACCGAACGAACCACCAAAAAACATATTGAAAAGTTCCTCTGCACTGACTTCGGCTGAAAAGTATgcaatgaaataaaagatcAAATGATGAGTATATCGTTGAATAGCAGACCCTTTTTTACATTTCATACCTTCAAATCCTCGTGAAAAGTCATGTCGATTACCTCGATGAGAATGTCTCCTCATACTTGATTGCTGGTCTTCAAGGGGGCCATAGAGATCATACTGCTTCCTCTTTTCCGTGTCATTTAAGATGGCAAATGCATTTCCAATTGCTTGAACCAGGAACAGTCAGTATATCTTTGTTTAATCAgtattgtaaatttaacattttACCTTTAAATGCTTCACTTGCACCAGGACACTAGTATCAAGTAAAAGtgaaaattaatgaaaaaaaataattttaaatgcaCAGAGCAAcattgtacaaaaaaaaaaaatactttgtTTTTGTCAGGATGGAATTGTAGAGCAAGTTTGCGATAAGCTTTCTTTAAGTCTGTGTCTGTAGCTTCTTTGGTAACACCAAGGATTTCATAATAGTCCCTACACTGTTTGATTTTCTTCACTGCATCCATCTGTTCTTGTGTGTAATCAGTTGAAGCAGCTTCTGGTTGAGTAGTTTTGCGCTGATGCAAGTGTGGTTTGTCATCAGGTTTCTCTTCACTTGTAGcattcccattttcttttgcatcctcATCTGAACCAAAGTTCATAAAATCCAAGAGCTCTAGGGATAAATATAAATACATTATATTAAGTAAAAATGCCACAAAAACGTAACAGAGAAAAAGTAGGGCAAGCTTGATTGGATTATTAGGTTGCACTACCTTTAGCTTTTTGGGTAGGGTAAAGTTTTTCGGCTtttaacaaaaactttttagCTTTTGCTCTATCACCGGATTTCAGATAATTAGTCGCGAAATCTATGCATCTAAGACTTTCTTCCTTGTTTCCATCCATGATGAAATGTCAATAGATATGTAAAATGTCAACCAGCACAAGTAATTCAGTATTAGGCTAGCCGATTAACCCTCGTTAAATCGGCTGCTAGAGCAACATAGCAAAACATCCATTAACGATCGCTAGTTCCATCGATGCACGATAAATCGATAATGATCAGAGAGACCACAAAAAGATAAGTTAATACAATAAGTTTctatttaatgaaaatcataTTAtttacggaacgccgtttgaccGCCTTTTAATAgacaactctttttcgatagttgtccgtttatttagcaaataaatagataacttGTACTGCCATCTAGCTGTCAAAAACATCACTTGAAGGAGGGATTTCAATAGACGACGCcttcaagggaggaggagtctacaacatattgaatttatcgatcgattgttaggtcTATTTTCGGTCGCCATTGTATTAGTTAGGTAAAATCTTTTGCCTCCCAGAATTCTTGGGGCCTCTAGCGTCCAAGAATGCTATTGCCCCCCAGAATCCAGGGGGCACTAGTGTTTGCtgttaattttgttgtttttttgttgttttcttttgtaccTCCCAATCTTTTACGAGTCAACATTCCGTACTTTGCTAATTGAACTGCTGAAATGCTTTTCACAATCATGCAGGTTAAAAAATGTTTAGCTTTTTACCTTTAAAcgtttaaaattaaatgttaGCCGTTCCACAATGAACGTGCTATTTTGGCCGCTCAGTACACACGAAGCGGGCTGTCAggattgtttatttttaaaaaatttacttaatttgtttctgtttttagtTAGGTATTTAAAATTGCGCAAACTAAGATTAACTATATAGAGAGGTTACGGCTGCGCTGAATTCTAGGGGCAATAGCATTAGCAAACACTGGAGACCCCCAGAATTCTGGGGGGTAATAGCATTTTAGGTCGCTAGAGGCCCCCAGAATTCTGGCGGGTAATAGGTGTGACCTACTATTATACCATGGCCATAGAATCGCGACGTAGAAGAAGAGAATCTATTAGATTGTTTAATGGCGTAGGTTTTCGTAGTTTTCGACGCGATGTGTGTTAATTGGTGGAGAAACATTGTCATAATCGGATATCGGAACGGATTTCCATAATGTGCACGTGTTGTAACCGACCAGCACAAAattgatacattttttttcatttatcacAAATTGGTAAATAAGTTAGAATAATccttgtttaaatatatattggATGATGAAGGAAATTGGATTTCTTTTACAGGTTTATATCAGCAGCATTTCCACTCTATAGCAGCAGAAGCCAAGCTGTTCAGTCAATGGAAGACCATAGTAATTGCAGTTAATGAGATACAACAACTTTGTTGCCAATAACAACATGCTGCATTTATTTTTGTCCACAGCCAAAATAAATTGCAACTTCTTTCACAGGAGTAACACATTGTGTGGTTTAAGTTGTTAGCTACCATAGTCTCCTGATAGTTTGAGTCTGACAATAAGCAATACCATATTGTTATTTGTTTCTTCCCTGTAAGTTAGTtgcaaaacaatttgtttggatatatatatattttttattaaatttttttattctttacagTTGCAGAGATGTTAGCTTGTTGTGATTTTAGACCACAGTATAGACTGAGCCTTTGTATCTGTGTCAAACCAGTTACATCAACTCACTTGTTGTTGACACCCCTGGAGATATTACCAAACTTTCGAAATGGTTGAAGCAGGCACCCATAATATGTCGATTCAATTTCAGTGCTATCACTGTAAGGATGGTAACCTGTTATTAAGTTACACCAACTGTTTCATTTGGCCATAGGATAGATAGACCAAAAGAGTGATACTCTTTAATGTTTGCAGTGTGTTTGTCACATTCAATGAATCCATATCTTCtcgtggtaaaaaaaaaaaaaaaaaatctttttatgttagagttttcaaacattttaagtAAGCACTTCTTTCATGTATTTCTACTTTTTTATGGCCCAGAATTGATGGACTGAATAATGTCAGattgccaaaaaaaacaaacactggAACCCTTCTGCATGACTTTGAACCACAAGATATTGATCTTTTTTACATTCGCCTTTTGGGTTGAACGGTAAAGAGTTTCACGGTTCACTGTTTTATCCGAAAATCGTATATCCACGAAATGTTGGCATCATTGGTCTATGGTAAACAAATGTTGATAGCAAAGTTAAATTGGATCTCAGTGTTAtgtaagaagaaaacattttttttttttacatttggaTTGCTGAATCAGCTTTGTTAGCTTAGCCTATTCATATGCATCATGCAAGTTTCCTTGATGGCAGAtctttcatttgcatttttattaGAATAATTTTAGAATTGCTTTagtcaaaagaaagaaagcttAGAGAAAGGAGCTCCCAAGAAAACTTGCAGTGGTTGGAATTTCTTGtcggtttttttatttttcaaagtctcattttgaaatgtttataATGTTTCTTCTCTAATATTACAGAACAGATATGATGATGACTGAAATCAATTGGATCAGCTGAAAACATATGTTGAGACATCTATGCAACTTTGTACTTGGATATGTGTCATTCCACTGGTAGTGGCTAAATAATCAAACTTGGAATCGCGTGTCTTCAACCAACTCACCTCATCTAGGCCTGACCAGTATCGGCCCGAAGAAAGTAGTCATCTAGTCACACGTCAGATAACAAATCCTGCTAAGTAAACCATATGATAAGGAAGTGAACATCAATCATTCGAACGTGAGTCTAATGGTCTAATGAAAAATAAGGATTCATTCGGTTACCGACTTGACCTGCACGAGGtttataaatttttcattattcaAAAACTGATTTCATATCTAATTCCCACTTATAtttctacttttttattttaaaggatTTTAGCCATATCGGATATCGGAAAGGAACACCTTTACCGAACATAATGTTCTTCTAACGTAAATTATTGGATGTTCATTCTATGTCGGATTTAGATTTTATTTAGAAATCCTGGCAGAAGCTTTTCATTTATAAGACCATAGAAGGATTGCACACACTAATGTTTTAAAGTAAGTTCCATAAGAAAAAATGCTTTGtgctgatttgttttttttcttttgtttttgtttttaggttaataaacgtaaaaaatggaaaatgggGTTTCAGAATGAGGCGGGAGTTTTTGTCAATGCTgaagtttggaaacacgatCGGATATACccatgaaatgaaaaacattctCTCACGTTATGGTATTTGTCGTAcataaattgaagtgcatatctgggctcccttcttttctgtggccccgtttccccttgactcgtaataagcccgtagggggtcacgcccctactgtacggtatatataaaaacaacatatatcgaggtttggagggctctggccggaaaggggacgtgggggtcctcatggttcgatgaaatgcttatggagggccatgtcgctacccacaaatccgaattaaaggttaatcgctcctgtaaaaatgttccaaatcttcagctcttcttccggcttctcttagccacgcactgggtaatctccccggtgagtcaattgaggcagtgtctccccctgccttggttgacagcaactTTTGAAACGGGTActttgccttttaaaagttgcaaaatatttcattgCGTGGAGAAttgtcaatacaaattttgttttacattaattATGAAAAACTTTTCTCTTATACTTTCTTTGTGTTCACATTATTTCTGTGTTTTAATTGTGACAttacacttttttcttttaatgattGAACTCTTAACACTGCTGATATGTCACTGGTGTTTAGTTTATATACTGAGAATTCCGGAGCACATATGAATTACCGCCGATGAAATTCCAATCCTGGAGTAGATAGTTTGCTATTGTAGATACTTGAATTTCATACTAACGAGAGTTTTATTTGCCTGCGGGATGAATTTGTTTACAATCATTGTATTTATCGGTTTTTCAGATGTATTGATATGCTTTCAcagattttaatttaactctttcgggtatcgatccccaaTCTTTCGGCGtgcattgccgatgctcaaccgttgagccatgagttacaTTTACTTTTgcactaatattagaaggcaCTAAAAGATAATAAAGGCAATTTGCATAGGCTCGTAAAACTATATGTTATCCTGGATACCTAGAGTTCAAGGATTATAGCTTTGTGGTAGAACGTTGTATAACGGATCCAAAGGTCTCGTGTTCAACTCCCGGATGAGGGTTAATATAATAATTGTAATTGATTTTATTAAATGGACTTAATGTAAACATGTTAACAGAAAATTATCTTGAATCACtctacaaaaatttttctaagtccaaatttgTGGTACTCTAATAAAACGAGAATATAGACGAATAAACTATATGACATgtggctcagtggtagagcatcggcatGGTACGCCGAAG
Proteins encoded in this region:
- the LOC116921077 gene encoding dnaJ homolog subfamily B member 12 isoform X1 encodes the protein MDGNKEESLRCIDFATNYLKSGDRAKAKKFLLKAEKLYPTQKAKELLDFMNFGSDEDAKENGNATSEEKPDDKPHLHQRKTTQPEAASTDYTQEQMDAVKKIKQCRDYYEILGVTKEATDTDLKKAYRKLALQFHPDKNKCPGASEAFKAIGNAFAILNDTEKRKQYDLYGPLEDQQSSMRRHSHRGNRHDFSRGFEAEVSAEELFNMFFGGSFGGPNVYVRRGRQWERQRTENANQQGSVGTGLLLQLMPILILVFLSVMSNFLVSDPIYAFQKSGKYSLEKHTTALKVPYYVKENFNEYYDGNLRRLEANIEEEYVGMLRHNCYRERSQRESLLWRARQYGDKTIMDRANSFKMQSCDALDKLYNRPT
- the LOC116921077 gene encoding dnaJ homolog subfamily B member 12 isoform X2, with product MDGNKEESLRCIDFATNYLKSGDRAKAKKFLLKAEKLYPTQKAKELLDFMNFGSDEDAKENGNATSEEKPDDKPHLHQRKTTQPEAASTDYTQEQMDAVKKIKQCRDYYEILGVTKEATDTDLKKAYRKLALQFHPDKNKCPGASEAFKAIGNAFAILNDTEKRKQYDLYGPLEDQQSSMRRHSHRGNRHDFSRGFEAEVSAEELFNMFFGGSFGGPNVYVRRGRQWERQRTENANQGSVGTGLLLQLMPILILVFLSVMSNFLVSDPIYAFQKSGKYSLEKHTTALKVPYYVKENFNEYYDGNLRRLEANIEEEYVGMLRHNCYRERSQRESLLWRARQYGDKTIMDRANSFKMQSCDALDKLYNRPT